Proteins found in one Pseudomonas sp. P8_241 genomic segment:
- a CDS encoding amidohydrolase family protein yields the protein MTQLQNILIKNPVAVMTGLRGPRARAGAVDIRIVNGRIAEMAAGLEAQPGERVIDARHSIVYPGWINTHHHLFQNLLKAVPEGLNQDLQGWLASVPYPRLNRFTPQLARIAARLGMAELLLSGVTTCADHHYLYHANGTTETGDLLFDMADEFGLRFVLCRGGALESASAHPGFSKTALQPETLDQMVGDIERLKSLYHQDTPDAMRRVVVAPTTPTFSLPPTLLRELAHTARGLGLRLHTHLSETQNYVNFCREKYNCLPVEFVAEHEWLGPDVWFAHAVHMQPGEIRMLAQTGTGVSHCPVSNARLGSGVAPIPQMFEAGVPISLGVDGVASNESGSMVGEANTAWLIHRAEQGASATTAEDVIHWGTAGGAQVLGLGAVGTLEVGQTADLVIYGLDHPRFFGFHDIAVAPVVAGEPIAVRYSLVGGRVVVDDGVIPGLDVQQMRAEAWDGVRQLMNVDD from the coding sequence ATGACTCAACTTCAAAACATCCTGATCAAAAACCCGGTGGCAGTGATGACCGGCCTGCGTGGCCCGCGTGCGCGGGCCGGTGCCGTGGACATCCGCATCGTCAACGGTCGCATCGCCGAAATGGCCGCAGGCCTTGAAGCGCAACCCGGCGAACGGGTGATCGATGCGCGCCATTCGATCGTCTATCCGGGCTGGATCAACACTCACCATCACCTGTTCCAGAACTTGCTCAAAGCCGTGCCTGAAGGGTTGAATCAGGACTTGCAAGGCTGGTTGGCCAGCGTGCCCTACCCGCGTCTCAACCGTTTCACCCCGCAACTGGCGCGGATCGCCGCACGGCTGGGCATGGCCGAGCTGCTGCTGTCGGGGGTGACCACCTGCGCCGATCACCATTACCTCTACCACGCCAACGGCACCACCGAGACCGGTGACCTGCTGTTCGACATGGCCGATGAGTTCGGCCTGCGCTTCGTGTTGTGCCGGGGCGGCGCGCTGGAATCGGCCAGCGCCCACCCGGGCTTCTCGAAAACCGCGCTGCAACCGGAAACCCTCGACCAGATGGTCGGCGATATCGAACGCCTGAAATCGCTTTATCACCAGGACACGCCCGATGCGATGCGCCGCGTCGTGGTGGCGCCGACCACGCCAACCTTCTCGCTGCCGCCGACGCTGTTGCGCGAACTGGCGCACACCGCCCGTGGCCTCGGCTTGCGCTTGCACACACACTTGTCCGAAACGCAGAACTACGTGAATTTCTGCCGTGAGAAATACAACTGCCTGCCGGTGGAGTTCGTCGCCGAACACGAATGGCTTGGCCCGGATGTGTGGTTCGCCCATGCGGTGCACATGCAGCCCGGTGAAATCCGCATGCTCGCGCAAACCGGCACCGGGGTTTCCCATTGCCCGGTGAGCAATGCGCGCCTGGGCAGTGGTGTCGCGCCGATCCCGCAAATGTTCGAGGCGGGTGTGCCGATTTCCCTTGGAGTGGATGGCGTGGCGTCGAACGAGTCCGGGAGCATGGTCGGCGAGGCGAATACCGCGTGGTTGATTCACCGCGCGGAACAAGGTGCCTCGGCAACCACCGCCGAAGACGTCATTCACTGGGGCACGGCCGGTGGTGCGCAGGTGTTGGGACTGGGCGCAGTCGGCACCCTCGAAGTCGGGCAAACGGCGGATCTGGTGATCTATGGCCTCGACCATCCGCGCTTCTTCGGTTTCCACGACATTGCCGTGGCACCCGTGGTGGCCGG
- a CDS encoding nucleobase:cation symporter-2 family protein, translating into MSSATTPSKPIVTLHPVDQVLSVRQMLTLGLQHMAVSYIGAIAVPLIVASALKMSQADTVVLISTTLFCSGIATLLQTVGFWKFGVRLPILQGVAFSSVGPVIAIGSNPEVGFAGVCGAVIGAGIFTMLAAPFVGRLRRFFPPVVTGCIVTVIGLQLFPIAYEWVGGGRHAADFGAPAYLAVAAVVLLTILLVNRFGSPMLRNMAVLVGMLVGAGLAYGMGMGSFHSVQESPWLTVPYPFYFGLPTFSLIPIATMVVVMIVQMVESMGLFVAIGDIVDKPVEEKQVINGLRANGLASTIAGMFAAFPFIAFMENVGLVILTGVRSRWVVAVSGLLMCSVALVPKAGAIIAAMPTAALGGAGIAMFGVVAAAGIQTLAKVDYERNRYNVLIVGFTIAAALVPVLAPALFKQLPEWSQPFLHSSVVIACLVSVLLNAALNGVSVPDAAASKSASHSL; encoded by the coding sequence ATGTCGTCAGCCACTACCCCTTCAAAACCCATCGTCACCCTCCATCCCGTCGACCAGGTGTTATCGGTGCGACAAATGCTCACCCTCGGCCTGCAACACATGGCCGTGTCGTACATCGGTGCCATCGCCGTGCCGTTGATTGTCGCCAGTGCATTGAAAATGTCCCAGGCCGATACCGTCGTCCTGATCAGCACCACGTTGTTCTGCTCCGGTATCGCCACACTCCTGCAAACCGTCGGCTTCTGGAAATTCGGTGTGCGTCTGCCGATTCTCCAGGGCGTGGCCTTCAGCAGCGTGGGCCCGGTGATTGCCATCGGCAGCAACCCCGAGGTCGGCTTTGCCGGGGTTTGCGGGGCGGTGATAGGCGCGGGGATTTTCACCATGCTCGCCGCGCCGTTCGTGGGGCGCTTGCGTCGGTTCTTTCCACCCGTGGTCACCGGATGCATCGTCACGGTGATTGGTTTGCAGCTGTTTCCAATTGCCTATGAGTGGGTGGGTGGCGGGCGTCATGCCGCCGATTTCGGTGCGCCGGCGTACCTCGCGGTCGCAGCGGTGGTGTTACTGACCATCCTGCTGGTCAACCGTTTTGGCAGCCCGATGTTGCGCAACATGGCGGTGCTGGTGGGCATGCTCGTCGGGGCCGGGCTCGCTTACGGGATGGGCATGGGCAGTTTTCACAGCGTGCAGGAGTCGCCGTGGCTGACCGTACCCTACCCGTTCTACTTTGGCTTGCCGACCTTCAGCCTGATCCCCATCGCCACCATGGTGGTGGTGATGATCGTGCAGATGGTCGAGTCCATGGGGTTGTTCGTGGCCATCGGCGACATCGTCGACAAACCGGTGGAAGAAAAACAAGTGATCAACGGCCTGCGCGCCAACGGTCTGGCCAGCACCATTGCCGGGATGTTCGCCGCGTTTCCGTTCATTGCCTTCATGGAGAACGTCGGGCTGGTGATCCTCACCGGCGTGCGCAGTCGCTGGGTGGTGGCTGTCAGCGGCTTGCTGATGTGCTCGGTGGCCCTGGTCCCGAAGGCCGGCGCAATCATTGCGGCGATGCCGACCGCGGCCCTTGGCGGTGCCGGGATCGCAATGTTTGGCGTGGTGGCCGCGGCAGGGATTCAGACCCTGGCCAAGGTCGACTACGAGCGCAATCGCTACAACGTGCTGATCGTCGGTTTCACCATTGCCGCCGCGTTGGTGCCGGTATTGGCACCGGCCTTGTTCAAGCAATTACCCGAGTGGTCGCAACCGTTCCTGCACAGCAGCGTGGTGATCGCCTGCCTGGTGTCGGTGTTGCTCAACGCCGCCCTCAACGGTGTCAGCGTGCCTGATGCCGCCGCCAGCAAATCCGCTTCCCATAGCCTCTGA
- a CDS encoding UbiX family flavin prenyltransferase — protein MNRQRMVVGISGASGFIYGVRLLELLAELDIESHLIISRAALLTMAHETDYKLADVTALASHYHRADDVAAGIASGSFRCLGMVVAPCSMRTLAEIATGTSSGLIGRAADVTLKERRTLVLMARETPLTLAHLRNMTAVTEMGGIIAPPVPAFYARPQDLAQMVDHSLGRVLDLFGLDAGTARRWREPTTPCRSGLARDSGGSSSIKAC, from the coding sequence ATGAACCGCCAGCGCATGGTGGTCGGCATCAGCGGTGCGTCCGGTTTTATCTATGGCGTGCGCCTGCTGGAGTTGCTCGCCGAACTTGATATCGAAAGCCATCTGATCATCAGCCGTGCCGCGCTGCTGACCATGGCCCACGAAACCGATTACAAGCTGGCCGATGTCACCGCACTGGCCAGCCATTACCACCGCGCCGACGACGTGGCCGCCGGGATCGCCAGCGGTTCGTTCCGCTGCCTGGGCATGGTGGTCGCGCCGTGTTCCATGCGCACCCTGGCGGAAATCGCCACCGGCACTTCATCGGGCCTGATCGGTCGCGCCGCCGACGTCACGCTCAAAGAACGCCGCACGCTGGTATTGATGGCCCGGGAAACCCCGCTGACCCTCGCCCACCTGCGCAACATGACCGCTGTCACCGAGATGGGCGGGATCATCGCCCCGCCCGTCCCGGCCTTTTACGCCCGCCCACAAGACCTTGCGCAAATGGTCGACCACAGCCTCGGCCGTGTCCTCGACCTGTTCGGCCTCGATGCCGGGACCGCACGACGCTGGAGAGAACCCACAACCCCCTGTAGGAGCGGGCTTGCCCGCGATAGCGGTGGGTCAAGCAGCATCAAAGCCTGCTGA
- a CDS encoding amidohydrolase family protein: MIIDTHLHPTNLVDEAWRHTGEPFTGERMLKLMDGPYMINGKPRRIDMGFIQPPPGNTGYRDGNRRGREGVRDYMSYVAELCVKYPDRFIGNFNFNPRWGPENGAAELEFHIKEYGFKMLKLHANMHGYRPDRALDWLRPAMKVCAKYNIVVLIHTGDGPYTIPTMFYPIIREFPMVNFIIGHFGIQTGGNYSFEAFWMAMDTPNVYCESGWCFQSRIVEFAKDLPRNKIVFGTDSPPNEPGMWLRELEVLCSPAPQGLGIDEDHLEDYLGNNIARLCGIEPTPPPKDLIEADIRLTTTYL; the protein is encoded by the coding sequence ATGATTATCGACACCCATCTGCACCCTACCAACCTGGTCGACGAGGCCTGGCGCCACACCGGCGAACCGTTCACCGGCGAGCGCATGCTCAAGCTGATGGACGGCCCGTACATGATCAACGGCAAGCCACGCCGCATTGACATGGGCTTCATCCAGCCGCCACCGGGCAACACCGGCTATCGCGACGGCAACCGCCGGGGCCGTGAGGGCGTGCGTGACTACATGTCCTACGTTGCCGAACTCTGCGTGAAATACCCGGACCGCTTCATCGGCAACTTCAACTTCAACCCGCGCTGGGGACCGGAAAACGGTGCGGCGGAGCTGGAATTCCACATCAAGGAATACGGTTTCAAGATGCTCAAGCTGCACGCCAACATGCACGGCTATCGCCCGGACCGGGCGCTGGACTGGCTGCGCCCGGCGATGAAGGTCTGCGCCAAGTACAACATCGTGGTGCTGATCCACACCGGCGACGGGCCATACACCATTCCGACGATGTTCTACCCGATCATCCGCGAGTTCCCGATGGTCAATTTCATCATCGGTCACTTCGGCATCCAGACCGGGGGCAACTACTCGTTCGAAGCGTTCTGGATGGCCATGGACACGCCGAACGTGTACTGCGAATCCGGCTGGTGCTTCCAGTCGCGGATCGTCGAGTTCGCCAAGGATTTGCCGCGCAACAAGATCGTGTTCGGCACCGACTCGCCGCCGAACGAACCAGGCATGTGGCTGCGCGAACTGGAGGTGTTGTGCTCACCGGCACCGCAAGGGCTGGGCATCGATGAGGATCACCTTGAGGACTACCTGGGCAACAACATCGCCCGGTTGTGCGGCATCGAACCGACACCGCCGCCCAAAGACCTGATCGAGGCGGACATTCGGCTGACCACGACGTACCTCTGA
- a CDS encoding CobW family GTP-binding protein has protein sequence MNTPFNAPTPNTKIPVTILTGFLGAGKTTLLNYILKENHGRKIAVIENEFGEVGIDGDLVLSSETEEIYEMVNGCVCCTAEVREDLVRIVRELVARPVRLDHILIETSGLADPYPVAQSFFINDPIADEVELDAIVTMVDAKHIAQHLEDLQLDGVDNQAVDQIVCADRIVINKVDLVSPADVASLSDKIRGLNATADLVTSSYAEIDLSKILGIGAFESTQKLMEIGAEHDHHADEHHHDHDDLDHDHDPSVSSVGIAVDGAVNLGDFHRWITQLRTEQADNLYRMKGVLAVADQDQRYVLQGVHSLVEFRASTLWGNEPRSSKIVFIGRDLDRAALNQGFAACLAG, from the coding sequence ATGAACACGCCATTCAACGCCCCAACCCCCAACACCAAAATCCCGGTGACCATCCTCACAGGCTTCCTCGGTGCCGGTAAAACCACCCTGCTCAACTACATCCTCAAGGAAAACCACGGGCGCAAGATCGCCGTGATCGAGAACGAATTCGGCGAAGTCGGCATTGACGGCGACCTGGTGCTCAGTTCCGAGACCGAAGAAATCTACGAAATGGTCAACGGCTGCGTGTGCTGCACCGCCGAAGTCCGTGAAGACCTGGTGCGCATTGTCCGCGAACTGGTGGCACGGCCGGTGCGGCTGGATCACATCCTGATCGAAACCAGCGGTCTGGCCGACCCGTACCCGGTGGCCCAGAGCTTCTTCATCAACGACCCGATTGCCGATGAAGTGGAACTGGACGCCATCGTCACCATGGTCGACGCCAAGCACATCGCCCAACACCTGGAAGACCTGCAACTGGATGGCGTGGACAACCAGGCGGTGGATCAGATCGTCTGCGCCGACCGCATCGTGATCAACAAGGTCGACCTGGTCAGCCCTGCCGACGTGGCGTCCCTGAGCGACAAGATCCGCGGGTTGAACGCCACGGCGGATCTGGTGACCTCCAGCTACGCCGAGATCGATCTGTCGAAGATCCTTGGCATCGGCGCCTTCGAGTCCACGCAAAAACTCATGGAGATCGGTGCCGAACACGATCACCACGCCGATGAGCATCACCACGACCATGACGACCTGGACCATGACCACGACCCAAGTGTGTCGTCGGTGGGCATCGCCGTGGATGGCGCGGTCAACCTGGGCGATTTCCATCGCTGGATCACCCAACTGCGCACCGAGCAGGCCGACAACCTGTACCGCATGAAAGGTGTGCTGGCGGTGGCCGATCAGGACCAGCGCTATGTACTGCAAGGTGTGCACAGCCTCGTTGAGTTTCGTGCCTCCACCTTGTGGGGCAACGAACCGCGCTCGAGCAAGATCGTGTTTATCGGCCGCGACCTGGACCGCGCGGCGCTGAACCAGGGTTTTGCCGCCTGCCTGGCAGGCTGA
- a CDS encoding UbiD family decarboxylase has product MTLSTLGDTQDFHDFLDAYRRQYPDDVLTVQHSLSADQDVTALVDALATQGRDPLLICEKVGHFGAPVVTNLFASRTRIARMFGVAPAQLHETFQQRANNPIAPRYVETGPVLDEIYEGEAVDLALLPMLKHFDSDRGPYITNAIIIAEDPVTGIANMSYHRSMRHARQTLATSLHSRGHLWRMLQTARERGEELRVAMVVGAHPLFMLAAAARLPFGSDERAVAGGLFGAPLELVKTPRYGIGVPASAEFVLEGAIDPAAYAEEGPFGEFSGYSSDRSTNNVLRVDTLMRRKDAWLVDVVGGRYAEHLTLARLPREAEMSEKLKARFPAVTAVHYPNSGTHFHCYVALDQSRDGEARQIMLALLGWDPYLKTVIAVDSDIDISDDSQVLWALATHFQPHQDIFVIDGLPGSPLDPSSSVNGTTSRMGLDATRGSGFDGIKAQLDQDVIERARDLLKSYLP; this is encoded by the coding sequence ATGACCCTCTCCACGCTCGGCGACACCCAGGATTTTCACGATTTTCTCGATGCCTATCGCCGGCAGTACCCGGACGATGTGCTCACCGTCCAGCACTCCCTTTCAGCCGATCAGGACGTCACCGCCCTGGTCGATGCCCTCGCCACCCAGGGCCGCGATCCACTGCTGATCTGCGAAAAGGTCGGCCACTTCGGCGCGCCGGTGGTCACCAACCTGTTCGCCTCCCGCACCCGTATCGCCCGGATGTTTGGCGTTGCCCCGGCGCAACTGCACGAGACATTTCAACAGCGCGCCAACAACCCCATCGCCCCGCGCTACGTGGAAACCGGCCCGGTGCTTGATGAAATCTACGAAGGCGAAGCCGTGGACCTGGCGCTGCTGCCGATGCTCAAGCATTTCGACAGTGACCGCGGCCCGTACATCACCAACGCGATCATCATTGCCGAAGACCCGGTCACTGGCATCGCCAACATGAGCTACCACCGCTCGATGCGCCATGCCCGCCAGACCCTCGCCACCAGCCTGCATTCACGCGGTCACCTGTGGCGCATGCTGCAAACCGCTCGCGAACGCGGCGAAGAACTACGCGTGGCCATGGTGGTCGGCGCACACCCGCTGTTCATGCTCGCAGCGGCGGCGCGTTTGCCGTTCGGCAGTGATGAGCGTGCGGTGGCCGGGGGCTTGTTCGGCGCACCGCTGGAGCTGGTGAAAACTCCGCGTTATGGCATCGGTGTGCCGGCGTCTGCGGAATTTGTCCTGGAGGGTGCGATTGACCCAGCGGCCTATGCCGAAGAAGGCCCGTTCGGGGAATTCAGCGGTTATTCCTCGGATCGCTCGACCAATAATGTGCTGCGGGTCGACACCCTGATGCGGCGCAAGGACGCCTGGCTGGTGGACGTGGTCGGCGGGCGCTACGCCGAGCACCTGACCCTGGCGCGGCTGCCGCGGGAAGCGGAAATGAGCGAAAAGCTCAAGGCACGCTTCCCCGCCGTCACCGCCGTGCATTACCCGAACTCCGGCACGCATTTTCACTGTTACGTGGCGCTGGACCAAAGCCGTGACGGGGAGGCGCGGCAGATCATGTTGGCCCTGCTCGGCTGGGACCCGTACCTGAAAACCGTGATCGCGGTGGACAGTGATATCGACATCAGCGACGACAGCCAAGTGCTGTGGGCGCTGGCCACGCACTTCCAGCCGCATCAGGACATCTTCGTCATCGACGGTTTGCCTGGCAGCCCACTGGACCCGTCGTCCTCGGTCAACGGCACCACCTCGCGCATGGGCCTGGACGCCACACGCGGCTCGGGATTCGACGGGATCAAGGCGCAACTGGACCAGGACGTAATCGAGCGTGCCCGCGATCTGCTCAAGAGCTATCTGCCATGA